In Treponema primitia ZAS-2, a genomic segment contains:
- a CDS encoding ATP-binding protein — protein sequence MVDDEDTPLGAELKKVQLEVKKLTRELNLANTVIARNKIAAEAKDNLSKIISEKKSALEKYMNLLLENCPDIILLFDQEGKIVYCTEAFLKCSHIPAFGIINGSSYRDILADVSSPALLDRIDAIYGSSVAGDPIITNEVIDFSRDGNPRDYSIQITPMLVEGGISMGAMVLFYDTTEILVAQREAENANKAKSDFLATVSHEIRTPMNAIIGISNILKSTDLTGEQQNYLKSIQNSSQVLLTLINDILDFSKIEAGKLELIPDFFSLTGLLSRLNTMFEMMFTEKRLGFSCDFSETLPGVVFGDEKRIGQVLTNILNNALKYTNSGWVKFRAAPDGDGIFAFAVEDTGIGIREEAIPRLFTAFEQLDQVRNKNVVGTGLGLAITKRLCTMMNGSIDIKSVYGEGSVFTIRLPLKPGTAADLPQQNVPLINFTAPDARVLLVDDIEINLEVAEYLLGTFGIKPDTAKSGREAVALAGEKRYDLILMDHMMPEMDGIEATRIIRITEGPNALVSIIALTANAVSGAKEMFLANGFSGFLSKPMDSLSLTEGLLRWLPENLICKQE from the coding sequence ATGGTTGATGATGAGGATACGCCCCTGGGGGCGGAACTGAAAAAAGTCCAGTTGGAAGTAAAAAAACTTACCCGGGAACTTAATTTGGCAAACACGGTAATTGCGAGGAACAAGATCGCTGCGGAAGCCAAAGACAATCTGAGTAAAATAATTTCAGAGAAAAAATCAGCCCTTGAAAAATACATGAATTTGCTGCTCGAAAACTGTCCCGACATTATTTTGCTCTTTGATCAGGAGGGGAAGATAGTTTACTGTACCGAGGCGTTCCTTAAATGCAGCCATATTCCCGCCTTCGGTATTATTAACGGTTCTTCATACCGGGATATTTTAGCCGATGTTAGCTCCCCTGCTCTGTTAGACCGGATCGACGCTATCTACGGGTCTTCTGTCGCGGGTGATCCAATAATCACCAACGAGGTTATTGACTTTAGCCGGGACGGCAATCCCCGGGATTACAGTATTCAGATAACCCCCATGCTGGTGGAAGGGGGCATTTCCATGGGGGCCATGGTTTTGTTCTACGATACCACGGAAATTTTGGTTGCCCAAAGGGAAGCCGAAAACGCCAATAAGGCCAAGTCAGACTTTCTTGCCACGGTGTCCCATGAGATACGCACCCCCATGAACGCCATCATCGGTATTTCCAATATATTGAAAAGCACCGATTTGACAGGTGAGCAGCAAAATTATCTCAAGAGCATTCAGAATTCTTCCCAGGTGCTGCTTACCCTGATCAATGATATTCTTGACTTCTCAAAAATCGAAGCAGGTAAACTGGAACTCATCCCTGATTTTTTCAGCCTGACAGGATTGCTGTCGCGCCTTAATACCATGTTTGAAATGATGTTTACGGAAAAAAGACTGGGCTTCAGCTGCGATTTCAGTGAGACCCTGCCTGGGGTGGTTTTTGGGGATGAAAAGCGGATAGGCCAGGTATTAACCAATATCCTCAATAACGCCTTAAAGTATACCAATTCAGGCTGGGTTAAATTCCGGGCGGCACCTGACGGGGATGGGATTTTTGCTTTTGCTGTGGAGGATACGGGCATAGGCATCCGGGAAGAGGCGATCCCCCGTTTGTTCACCGCCTTTGAGCAACTGGACCAGGTGAGGAATAAGAACGTGGTCGGTACCGGCCTGGGGCTGGCGATTACCAAGCGTCTCTGCACCATGATGAACGGTTCCATCGACATAAAAAGTGTTTATGGCGAAGGATCGGTTTTTACCATCCGCTTGCCCCTCAAGCCGGGTACCGCAGCTGATCTCCCTCAGCAGAATGTCCCGCTTATCAATTTTACTGCTCCTGATGCTCGGGTGCTCCTGGTAGATGACATCGAAATCAATTTGGAAGTTGCAGAATATTTGCTTGGTACCTTTGGAATCAAACCGGATACGGCAAAAAGCGGCCGGGAAGCGGTAGCCCTGGCAGGAGAAAAGCGTTACGACTTGATTCTGATGGATCACATGATGCCGGAAATGGATGGCATTGAGGCTACAAGGATCATCCGAATCACGGAAGGACCGAACGCCCTTGTATCTATCATAGCTCTGACCGCTAATGCCGTAAGCGGCGCCAAGGAAATGTTTCTGGCAAATGGGTTCTCCGGCTTCCTCTCCAAGCCCATGGATAGTTTATCCCTGACAGAGGGGCTTCTGCGCTGGCTGCCGGAAAATCTTATCTGCAAGCAGGAGTAA
- a CDS encoding virulence RhuM family protein, with protein sequence MKPNTPANEIILYQPDSAVKLEVRLEDETVWLNRRQIADLFERDIKTIGKHINNALNEELANFSVVANFATTAADGKIYQVEYYNLDMILSVGYRVKSQRGIQFRIWANRVLKEYLLKGYSVNQRFERIEQQVSDTKRRLTRTEEKIDFFSKFASQTSIYFTDLRWGFDQKSPKVYIIVIYYSKRPV encoded by the coding sequence ATGAAACCTAATACACCTGCCAATGAAATAATCCTCTATCAGCCGGATAGCGCAGTTAAACTGGAAGTTCGGCTGGAAGATGAGACCGTATGGCTTAACCGCCGACAGATAGCGGATTTGTTTGAAAGGGATATAAAAACAATCGGTAAGCATATCAATAATGCCTTAAATGAAGAATTAGCAAATTTTTCAGTTGTCGCAAATTTTGCGACAACTGCGGCAGACGGTAAAATTTACCAAGTAGAATACTATAACCTTGACATGATTTTATCCGTGGGCTATCGGGTAAAATCCCAGCGAGGAATTCAGTTCAGAATTTGGGCAAACCGTGTTCTTAAAGAATATCTGCTAAAAGGGTATTCTGTAAACCAGCGTTTTGAACGCATTGAACAGCAAGTCTCGGATACAAAACGGCGCCTTACAAGAACAGAAGAAAAAATCGATTTTTTCTCCAAATTTGCCTCCCAAACCTCTATCTATTTCACAGATCTACGCTGGGGCTTTGATCAGAAAAGTCCGAAGGTATATATTATTGTCATATACTATTCAAAGAGGCCCGTTTGA
- a CDS encoding ABC transporter permease, translating to MKENKQRSLWGEAWRRLKKNKLALVGLGFLLALFAIAVGTIIIDLVTHNGVYNDYVIKQNLRLRLQGPSPQYPFGLDEFGRNVLFRMLWAVRNSLFMGSAAVIISTIIGSVLGALAGYYGKIPDNAIMRFMDILLAIPSMLLATAIVAALGTSLVNVLIAIAVAYIPTFARTVRASVLMVKEQEYIEAARALGAGDMRIIFRYILPNSLAPLIIQATLGVAGAILSIAGLSFLGLGIQPPTPEWGSMLSGARSYIRDGWHITVIPGLGIMLTILALNVLGDGLRDALDPRLKT from the coding sequence ATGAAAGAAAATAAACAGCGTTCCCTTTGGGGGGAGGCTTGGCGGCGGCTGAAGAAAAATAAACTTGCCCTGGTGGGTTTGGGCTTTCTCCTTGCCCTTTTTGCAATTGCCGTAGGAACAATTATTATCGACCTGGTAACCCACAATGGGGTGTACAACGATTATGTGATCAAACAGAATCTCAGGCTGCGGCTCCAGGGGCCCAGCCCGCAGTATCCCTTTGGGCTTGATGAATTTGGGCGGAATGTTCTTTTCAGGATGCTCTGGGCTGTGCGGAATTCCCTTTTTATGGGAAGCGCTGCTGTCATCATTTCTACTATAATAGGGAGCGTTTTGGGCGCCCTGGCGGGGTATTACGGCAAGATTCCGGATAATGCAATTATGCGTTTCATGGATATCCTGCTGGCTATCCCGTCCATGCTCCTGGCAACAGCGATTGTGGCGGCCCTGGGGACCAGCCTGGTGAACGTGCTTATCGCCATTGCGGTGGCCTATATTCCTACCTTTGCCCGGACGGTCCGGGCTTCGGTGCTGATGGTGAAGGAGCAGGAATATATCGAGGCTGCCCGGGCCCTGGGCGCGGGGGATATGCGGATCATTTTCCGGTATATACTCCCCAACTCCCTGGCGCCTCTGATTATCCAAGCTACCTTGGGTGTGGCCGGGGCCATTCTTTCCATTGCGGGGCTTTCCTTTCTGGGGCTGGGTATACAACCTCCCACCCCTGAATGGGGTTCCATGCTTTCCGGGGCCCGGTCCTATATACGGGACGGCTGGCATATCACGGTTATTCCCGGGCTCGGTATCATGCTGACCATCCTGGCTCTCAATGTGCTGGGGGACGGTCTGCGGGATGCCCTGGATCCCCGGCTAAAGACCTGA
- a CDS encoding ABC transporter ATP-binding protein, whose protein sequence is MAEQELLRIEDLVIRYVTDDGIVEALNGVSFSMKEKHTLGLVGETGAGKTTLARGVMGLIPRPPGEVLGGKVIFDGQDLLRIGEAKMREIRGKQISMIFQDPMTSLNPVMTVGDQIMEVIRTHNKMTPKEVISAAADMLEMVGISADRLNEYPHQFSGGMKQRVIIAIALACNPKLLIADEPTTALDVTIQAQVLEMIRSLKTRLNTSMLLITHDLGVVAQNCDHVAIIYAGEIVEYGSLRDIFKNPKHPYTMGLLGSIPSLAKEVKRLNPIRGLMPDPTNLPSGCKFHTRCDYVSDACGREHPELAGIASADGHQVRCIHARTGLPPMQTAILADLSKGGELG, encoded by the coding sequence ATGGCTGAACAGGAATTGCTCCGTATTGAAGATTTGGTTATCCGGTATGTTACCGACGACGGCATTGTGGAAGCCCTGAACGGGGTGAGTTTTTCCATGAAGGAAAAGCATACCCTGGGCCTGGTGGGGGAAACCGGGGCGGGAAAGACAACCCTGGCCCGGGGCGTCATGGGGCTTATTCCTCGCCCGCCTGGGGAAGTCCTGGGGGGCAAGGTGATCTTTGACGGCCAGGACCTCCTCAGGATAGGGGAGGCGAAGATGCGGGAGATCCGGGGCAAGCAGATATCCATGATCTTCCAGGACCCCATGACCAGCCTTAACCCGGTGATGACCGTGGGTGATCAGATCATGGAAGTCATCAGGACCCACAATAAAATGACCCCCAAAGAGGTTATTTCTGCTGCGGCGGATATGCTTGAAATGGTGGGCATTTCTGCGGATCGCCTCAACGAGTACCCCCACCAGTTCTCCGGGGGGATGAAGCAGCGGGTCATCATCGCCATTGCCCTGGCCTGCAACCCCAAGCTGCTTATTGCCGATGAGCCCACCACCGCCCTAGATGTGACTATCCAGGCCCAGGTGCTGGAAATGATCCGATCACTGAAAACCAGGTTAAACACCTCCATGCTGCTCATCACCCACGACCTTGGGGTGGTGGCCCAGAACTGCGATCATGTGGCCATCATTTATGCGGGTGAGATTGTGGAATACGGAAGCCTCAGGGATATTTTTAAGAACCCGAAGCATCCCTATACCATGGGGCTTCTGGGGTCCATCCCCAGCCTTGCAAAAGAAGTAAAGCGGCTTAATCCCATCAGGGGGCTCATGCCGGACCCCACCAATTTGCCCTCGGGATGCAAATTCCATACCCGCTGCGATTATGTTTCCGATGCCTGCGGCAGGGAGCATCCGGAACTGGCTGGCATAGCTTCTGCTGATGGGCACCAGGTGCGCTGTATCCATGCCCGGACCGGGTTGCCGCCCATGCAGACAGCCATACTGGCGGATTTGTCCAAAGGAGGGGAACTAGGGTGA
- a CDS encoding ABC transporter permease, producing MLKYIIKRLLLLIPVLLGVTFIVFFIMNLTPGDPAAIILGDQATAEALAQTRVELGLNDPLLIRYFRYVKNMCQGDLGISYRNKLSVWDQVWDKFPNTCILAFSGIVVALIIGIPIGILSAKKQYTALDNASIVLSLVGVSMPNFWLGLLLSLLFALKLGWLPSQGMGTGFIPLLRSIVLPAITLGTGVAATVVRMTRSSMLEVIRQDYIFTARSKGITEKEVTRKHMFKNALIPIITAVGLQFGHLLGGAMLTETVFSWPGLGRLMVDSITRKDIPMVMGAVVFMAIMFSVVNLVVDIIYGFVDPRIKSQYKGTARKAA from the coding sequence ATGTTGAAATATATCATTAAACGGCTTTTATTACTGATCCCCGTATTGCTGGGGGTCACCTTCATTGTCTTTTTCATCATGAATTTAACCCCCGGGGATCCTGCGGCGATTATCCTGGGCGACCAGGCTACTGCGGAGGCCTTGGCGCAGACTAGGGTTGAGCTGGGGCTTAACGATCCCCTGCTGATCCGGTATTTCAGGTACGTCAAAAACATGTGCCAGGGGGACCTGGGGATTTCCTACCGTAATAAGCTCAGTGTGTGGGATCAGGTTTGGGACAAATTTCCCAATACTTGTATCTTGGCTTTTTCGGGGATAGTGGTGGCCCTGATCATTGGTATTCCCATAGGGATACTGTCGGCGAAAAAGCAGTATACCGCCCTGGATAATGCCTCCATAGTCCTTTCCCTGGTGGGGGTTTCCATGCCGAATTTCTGGCTGGGGCTCCTCTTGTCTCTGCTCTTTGCGCTCAAGTTGGGGTGGCTTCCTTCCCAGGGTATGGGAACCGGATTTATCCCCCTGCTGCGGAGCATCGTGCTTCCCGCTATAACCCTGGGTACCGGGGTCGCCGCCACGGTGGTGCGTATGACCCGGTCTTCCATGCTGGAGGTTATCCGGCAGGATTATATCTTTACCGCCCGGTCAAAGGGGATCACCGAAAAAGAAGTAACCCGGAAGCATATGTTTAAAAACGCCCTTATCCCGATTATCACCGCGGTGGGCCTCCAGTTCGGCCACCTTTTGGGGGGGGCCATGCTGACGGAAACCGTCTTTTCCTGGCCCGGCCTGGGGCGGCTCATGGTGGATTCCATCACCCGCAAGGATATCCCCATGGTTATGGGGGCGGTGGTTTTCATGGCCATCATGTTTTCGGTAGTAAATCTGGTGGTGGATATTATTTATGGGTTCGTGGACCCCCGGATAAAATCTCAGTACAAGGGCACTGCGAGGAAAGCGGCATGA
- a CDS encoding TIGR03915 family putative DNA repair protein, which produces MIEYTYDGSLEGLFDILETVCGAAEPEAALPSHIRRAGGARGKGGAAETGQLELFDGETAVDSQPQRVFSVPASAEERPGVFPARALAGERPAVFSAAASAGEFPMQEPETLSSVALEFQELSADAFDRFVYGWMSELPIEAELIHFAWNVLAAGRRLPQGAGSPEARAAAEQVAADRGDPVTQRVLEAAYKVWKEIDRLRGLLRFSPNAAGIHIARCAPDHFVLPGLGVHFTLRFGETPWAIIDEARGLGLFRLPGEEARILGLEELPTGIADAPGAAQAGADPWGDPWEGLWQNYHRSVTNESRINPQLQRQFMPRRYWKYLPELREEEKE; this is translated from the coding sequence ATGATAGAATATACCTATGACGGCTCCCTGGAGGGGCTTTTTGACATTCTTGAGACGGTTTGCGGGGCGGCTGAGCCGGAGGCGGCGCTGCCAAGCCATATACGCCGGGCTGGGGGAGCCAGGGGGAAAGGCGGCGCAGCGGAAACTGGCCAGCTGGAGCTTTTTGATGGGGAAACAGCGGTCGACAGCCAGCCGCAGCGGGTGTTTTCTGTGCCGGCTTCAGCAGAAGAGCGCCCTGGGGTATTTCCAGCGAGGGCTTTAGCTGGAGAGCGACCTGCGGTATTTTCAGCGGCGGCTTCAGCAGGGGAGTTCCCTATGCAGGAGCCGGAAACCCTGTCATCAGTGGCGCTGGAATTTCAGGAGCTTTCCGCTGATGCGTTTGACCGCTTTGTTTATGGATGGATGAGCGAGCTTCCTATTGAGGCGGAACTTATACACTTTGCCTGGAACGTGCTTGCTGCAGGCCGGCGCCTTCCCCAGGGGGCGGGGTCGCCGGAAGCGCGGGCGGCGGCGGAACAGGTGGCAGCGGATCGGGGGGATCCGGTGACCCAGCGGGTGCTGGAGGCGGCCTACAAGGTCTGGAAGGAGATAGACCGGCTCCGGGGGCTCCTCCGCTTTTCACCGAATGCTGCGGGGATTCATATTGCCCGCTGTGCCCCGGACCACTTTGTGCTGCCCGGGCTGGGGGTCCACTTTACCCTGCGCTTCGGGGAAACACCCTGGGCCATCATCGACGAGGCACGGGGCTTGGGGCTGTTCCGCCTCCCCGGGGAGGAAGCCCGGATCCTTGGGCTGGAGGAACTACCCACAGGCATTGCGGATGCCCCTGGAGCGGCGCAGGCGGGGGCGGATCCCTGGGGGGACCCCTGGGAGGGACTTTGGCAAAACTACCACCGGAGCGTTACCAATGAAAGCCGGATCAATCCCCAGCTTCAGCGGCAGTTCATGCCCCGGCGTTACTGGAAGTATTTGCCGGAGCTAAGGGAGGAGGAGAAGGAATGA
- a CDS encoding methyl-accepting chemotaxis protein gives MAHDSHGVKSPGKTSIKRRFAVFSLVVFLIILAGGAVAFFLSMRQIVRNTTDQELSRIVETRRLQFEGQVNGEIALAMKMADSPLIKEYFLNPGNSELEGLAFREIAGYRRSFTGNNVFWINDTDKKYYFGNEYVYTLDPADPDSSWYGWTLNQKEDFNFNINYDIGLKKTFCWINVQVMENGRPIGIVGTGIDLTDFIDVLFDGFDASAELYLFDSDGKITGVRDAALLAKEGSLADHLGATGTAVVAAAKVLRADELRLFTLDRDEYAVGRIPRLNWYMSVSMPLKIGMILRSPLAGIFLVMILVVLLIFIIFNVFIIRILKPLENMIVIIGEISADWDLTKRLPVTGKDEIGNLAEFLNLTFEKIQNLITLIKQQALLLETTGTELESKMGATAETVSEIAENIRNIKNHVNNQADDVTKTGDAMGRIRESADDLNGHIVVQSEDVAKSSAAIEEMFTHIRIVVETLVSNTANVSALTESSEIGRADIQLVSSNIQEIAKDSEGLLEINSVMQNISSQTNLLSMNAAIEAAHAGEAGKGFAVVADEIRKLAESSGQQSKTISSVLKKIKASIDSITQSTQVVLNRFGTIEEAVRTVSDQEANIRTSMEEQEMGSKDILDAIARLNDVTGKVRQGSTDMTAESGEVMRQSAELMKSTREVAMSMDEMSSGADRITGAVNRVNEISEENKRNIDTLNEEVSKFKV, from the coding sequence ATGGCCCACGATTCCCATGGCGTGAAATCCCCCGGAAAGACCTCGATCAAGCGCCGGTTTGCGGTTTTTTCCCTGGTTGTTTTTCTGATTATTCTTGCGGGCGGGGCGGTGGCCTTCTTCCTTTCCATGAGGCAGATTGTCCGGAATACCACGGACCAGGAATTGTCCCGGATTGTTGAAACCCGTCGGCTGCAATTTGAAGGGCAGGTCAACGGGGAAATAGCCCTGGCTATGAAGATGGCCGATTCTCCTTTGATAAAAGAATATTTCCTTAATCCCGGCAATTCTGAACTGGAGGGCCTCGCCTTCAGGGAAATTGCCGGGTACCGCCGTTCCTTTACGGGAAACAACGTGTTCTGGATTAACGATACGGACAAGAAATATTACTTCGGCAACGAATATGTCTACACCCTGGACCCGGCTGACCCTGATTCGTCCTGGTATGGCTGGACCCTTAATCAGAAAGAAGATTTCAATTTTAATATAAACTACGATATCGGGCTGAAAAAAACGTTTTGCTGGATAAATGTGCAGGTGATGGAAAACGGGCGGCCCATCGGCATCGTGGGGACCGGCATAGACCTGACTGATTTTATCGATGTTTTGTTTGACGGCTTTGACGCCAGCGCGGAGCTCTACCTTTTTGACAGTGACGGAAAAATAACTGGAGTTCGGGATGCTGCGTTGCTGGCAAAGGAAGGCAGCCTTGCTGACCATCTGGGGGCAACCGGAACAGCGGTGGTCGCCGCGGCAAAGGTGCTGAGAGCCGATGAGCTTCGCCTCTTCACCCTGGATAGGGATGAATACGCGGTGGGTCGTATTCCACGGCTTAACTGGTATATGTCCGTGTCCATGCCCCTGAAAATAGGGATGATCCTCAGGAGCCCTCTGGCGGGAATATTTTTAGTCATGATCCTCGTAGTGTTATTGATATTTATAATTTTCAACGTGTTTATCATCAGAATCCTTAAGCCCCTGGAAAATATGATAGTGATAATAGGGGAAATATCGGCGGACTGGGACCTGACCAAGCGGCTTCCTGTAACCGGTAAGGATGAAATAGGCAATCTGGCGGAATTCCTTAATTTGACCTTTGAAAAAATACAGAATTTAATTACCCTGATCAAACAACAAGCGCTTTTGCTTGAAACTACGGGAACCGAGCTGGAAAGCAAAATGGGCGCCACCGCAGAAACGGTGAGCGAAATAGCTGAAAATATCCGGAACATAAAGAACCATGTAAACAACCAGGCGGATGATGTAACCAAAACCGGGGACGCCATGGGGCGGATCAGGGAAAGTGCGGATGACCTTAATGGGCATATAGTTGTGCAGTCCGAAGATGTGGCCAAATCTTCTGCGGCCATAGAGGAAATGTTTACCCATATCCGGATAGTGGTGGAAACCCTTGTTAGTAATACTGCCAATGTCAGCGCCCTCACTGAATCATCGGAAATCGGCAGGGCTGATATCCAGCTTGTTTCTTCCAACATCCAGGAAATTGCCAAGGATTCAGAAGGACTCCTGGAGATAAATTCCGTTATGCAGAATATTTCTTCCCAGACCAACCTCCTGTCCATGAACGCCGCCATAGAAGCAGCCCACGCGGGGGAAGCGGGCAAGGGTTTTGCGGTAGTTGCCGACGAGATACGAAAACTGGCTGAATCTTCCGGGCAGCAGTCAAAAACCATCAGCAGCGTTCTTAAAAAAATCAAAGCCTCCATTGATTCGATTACCCAGTCAACCCAGGTGGTACTGAACCGTTTCGGAACCATTGAGGAAGCGGTCAGAACCGTGTCCGATCAGGAGGCCAATATCCGCACCTCCATGGAAGAACAGGAAATGGGCAGTAAAGATATTCTGGACGCCATAGCCCGGCTGAATGATGTTACCGGCAAGGTGCGGCAGGGCTCCACAGACATGACCGCTGAAAGTGGAGAAGTAATGCGTCAGAGCGCCGAGCTGATGAAGTCAACCAGGGAGGTCGCCATGAGTATGGACGAAATGTCCTCCGGGGCGGATAGGATCACTGGGGCGGTAAACCGGGTTAATGAAATAAGCGAAGAGAACAAGCGTAATATTGATACCCTGAACGAAGAGGTATCGAAATTTAAGGTTTAA
- a CDS encoding Gfo/Idh/MocA family protein: MKPIPVAIIGLGRIASLLEDDALREKPCTHAGAIAANQDCTIAAGCDRDEERRRLFAERWTSPVYADAAAMLEAQRPGIVHIATHPDSHYYYCELAARHGVPVVVCEKPLADTLREARKIAALHKSGRIKILTNHERRYSADYVRAKAILEEERLGPLLSVRMALYMGKTRRLLDVLWHDGTHLADAAMFLIGGTLQHRRHWGARLGAGKGTAWLEGWFQTKQNASPADASKTGITGAGKTERIPFLMEIGAGRDHLVFELEFSCARGRLRIGNGVFEVWESAESPYAEGFRSLARTGEAFEGKTGYFANMMEDAVACCRESGRQPQSSAADGLAVIEYLHSVKAWS, from the coding sequence TTGAAACCAATCCCCGTTGCCATCATCGGCTTAGGCCGCATCGCCAGTCTCCTGGAAGACGACGCTCTCCGGGAAAAACCCTGCACCCATGCCGGGGCAATCGCCGCCAACCAGGACTGCACTATTGCTGCGGGCTGCGACCGTGATGAGGAGCGCCGCCGGCTCTTTGCGGAACGCTGGACTAGCCCGGTCTATGCGGATGCCGCTGCCATGCTGGAAGCCCAGCGCCCCGGCATAGTCCACATCGCCACCCACCCGGATAGCCATTACTATTACTGCGAGCTTGCCGCCCGTCACGGGGTTCCGGTGGTGGTTTGCGAGAAGCCCCTGGCGGATACTTTGCGGGAAGCCCGGAAAATCGCGGCGCTCCATAAAAGCGGGCGGATTAAAATCCTTACCAACCACGAACGGCGCTACTCTGCGGACTATGTCCGGGCAAAGGCGATCCTGGAAGAGGAACGGCTCGGCCCCCTGCTCAGCGTGCGGATGGCCCTGTACATGGGCAAGACCCGGCGTCTCCTGGACGTGCTCTGGCATGACGGGACCCACCTGGCTGATGCGGCTATGTTCCTGATCGGCGGGACCCTGCAACACCGGCGGCATTGGGGGGCGCGGCTCGGCGCCGGAAAAGGGACCGCCTGGCTGGAAGGGTGGTTTCAAACGAAACAGAATGCCTCGCCAGCCGATGCTTCGAAAACTGGCATAACAGGGGCTGGCAAGACAGAGCGGATTCCTTTCCTCATGGAGATTGGGGCGGGGCGGGATCACCTGGTCTTTGAGCTGGAATTTTCCTGCGCCCGGGGGCGGCTGCGGATCGGGAACGGGGTCTTCGAGGTTTGGGAAAGCGCTGAGAGCCCCTACGCCGAGGGGTTCCGGTCCCTTGCCAGAACCGGGGAAGCCTTTGAGGGAAAGACGGGGTACTTTGCCAACATGATGGAAGACGCCGTTGCCTGCTGCCGGGAAAGCGGGCGGCAGCCCCAGTCCAGCGCTGCGGATGGGCTGGCTGTGATCGAGTATCTGCATTCAGTGAAGGCTTGGAGCTAA
- a CDS encoding FIST C-terminal domain-containing protein, which translates to MIKTLTAYTNEIDDVEKALGEIFDQLDLGKNLLKNSIGIISCFADFLNSGVVKALVGKLPFDLVGATTLGGSTGGNLGETILILTVLTGDEVEFVTGITDPILEEDEGLFRRAYEKAAGSRKDKPALMLSFAPLLRNVSCDYMVNTFTAISGNVPNFGTQAVDHNSDYHASQTILNGDAFPERYVFVLVYGPLNPSFIIGGISEERVFPEKGLITASQGNQLQTVNGLSVIDYLVSLGLSKDENGSIVGINSFPFVLDYKDGAQPVIRVMFAITPDGYAVCGGNMPVGAILGVGTISAEEVIATTERALKGALQGGKKNGMLIFSCIGRFFAQGFNPTAEMEKVQEVINNGVPFHLGYSGGEICPVYGKDGSIINRNHNDTIVICVF; encoded by the coding sequence ATGATAAAAACATTGACGGCTTATACAAATGAGATAGATGACGTTGAAAAGGCGCTTGGTGAAATCTTTGATCAGCTGGATCTTGGTAAAAACCTCCTGAAAAATTCCATAGGGATCATCTCATGTTTTGCGGACTTTCTTAATTCCGGGGTGGTAAAGGCACTGGTCGGGAAACTTCCTTTTGATCTGGTCGGCGCTACAACCCTGGGGGGGTCCACCGGCGGGAATTTGGGTGAAACCATCCTAATCCTCACGGTGCTGACCGGGGATGAGGTGGAATTTGTCACTGGTATTACGGACCCCATTTTGGAGGAGGATGAAGGCCTGTTCCGCAGGGCCTACGAAAAAGCCGCCGGGAGCCGCAAAGATAAGCCGGCCTTGATGCTCAGTTTTGCCCCCCTTTTGCGGAACGTGAGCTGTGACTATATGGTAAACACCTTCACTGCCATAAGCGGCAATGTTCCCAATTTCGGCACCCAGGCGGTGGATCATAACAGCGATTATCACGCATCCCAAACCATCCTGAATGGGGATGCTTTCCCTGAGCGCTATGTATTTGTCCTGGTATACGGCCCCCTGAACCCTTCGTTTATTATTGGGGGTATTTCCGAGGAGCGGGTATTCCCTGAAAAGGGGCTGATTACCGCTTCCCAGGGTAATCAGCTGCAAACGGTTAACGGCCTGTCGGTGATCGACTATTTGGTGAGCCTGGGACTTTCAAAAGATGAGAATGGTTCCATTGTGGGGATCAATTCTTTCCCCTTTGTTTTGGATTATAAGGACGGCGCTCAGCCGGTTATCCGGGTGATGTTTGCAATTACCCCGGATGGTTATGCAGTGTGCGGCGGCAACATGCCCGTGGGCGCTATCCTGGGAGTGGGAACCATCAGTGCCGAGGAAGTAATAGCCACCACCGAGCGGGCGCTGAAAGGTGCCCTCCAGGGGGGGAAGAAAAACGGTATGCTGATCTTTTCCTGCATAGGACGGTTTTTTGCCCAGGGGTTCAACCCCACTGCAGAAATGGAAAAGGTTCAGGAAGTGATCAATAACGGGGTCCCCTTTCACCTGGGCTATTCAGGCGGAGAAATATGCCCGGTTTACGGAAAGGACGGGAGCATCATTAATCGCAATCACAATGATACTATTGTAATCTGTGTTTTTTAG